A region from the Salicibibacter cibarius genome encodes:
- a CDS encoding aspartate aminotransferase family protein translates to MAKEYSLQQLKNMDKDMILHPQSTPKEVSTNGPSMIFSKGEGIRFTDMEGNTYIDGVSMLWNVNLGHGNKELAQASYDQMTEMAYGSQFYGNSNEPAIRLAEKIVDKAPGDLNSVFYTSGGSESNDSAFKFARFYWQLKGYENKKIIISLKWGYHGVTISTQRATGIKEFRAFSGSSDPYIYNAAPHLTAAEQGDRSHPDYENSIRGLIEKHGSNNVAAVIIEPIQGAGGVHIAPDGYLEAVKTLCEDNKVLFISDEVICGFGRTGKHFGVNHWDIVPDMITFAKGVTSGYFPLGGVILSDEIKKTIDTYDQDIPHGFTYSGHPTACAVGLKNLEIIDRDDLTAHAAEMGVRLQQGFDNLEKKHSTFTHSRTVGLLGAFELMRDRQNEVPFKNHENESIAGDFVNEGSKRGLLIRSFDYEEGMNILAVAPPITITKEELDEVLTILDDTLSFIEEKWLAL, encoded by the coding sequence ATGGCAAAGGAATACAGTTTACAACAATTAAAAAACATGGACAAAGACATGATCTTACATCCCCAGTCCACACCAAAAGAGGTCTCCACAAACGGACCAAGCATGATCTTTTCTAAAGGGGAAGGCATTCGTTTCACTGATATGGAAGGCAATACTTATATTGATGGCGTTTCTATGCTGTGGAACGTGAACCTTGGCCACGGCAACAAAGAATTAGCGCAAGCTTCTTATGACCAGATGACAGAGATGGCTTATGGTTCCCAGTTCTACGGCAATAGCAACGAGCCTGCCATCCGCCTTGCCGAAAAAATCGTCGATAAAGCCCCGGGAGATTTGAATTCGGTCTTCTATACATCGGGCGGATCGGAATCAAACGATTCAGCCTTTAAATTCGCTCGTTTTTACTGGCAACTCAAGGGTTATGAAAATAAGAAAATCATTATTTCCTTGAAATGGGGATATCACGGAGTGACAATCTCTACACAGCGGGCCACCGGCATTAAAGAATTCCGTGCCTTCTCAGGCTCATCAGATCCTTACATCTATAATGCCGCCCCGCATTTAACAGCCGCTGAACAAGGAGATCGTTCACACCCGGATTACGAAAACAGTATTCGCGGTTTGATTGAAAAACATGGCAGTAACAATGTAGCCGCGGTCATCATTGAACCCATTCAGGGTGCCGGTGGCGTGCACATCGCTCCCGACGGCTACCTTGAAGCAGTCAAAACGCTTTGTGAAGACAATAAAGTACTATTTATTTCCGACGAAGTCATTTGTGGATTCGGCCGTACCGGAAAGCACTTTGGTGTAAATCATTGGGATATCGTTCCAGATATGATCACATTTGCCAAAGGTGTCACGAGCGGTTATTTCCCGCTAGGCGGCGTCATTCTCAGCGACGAAATAAAGAAAACCATCGATACGTATGACCAAGATATTCCCCACGGCTTCACTTACAGTGGACATCCAACAGCGTGTGCCGTGGGGCTGAAGAATCTTGAAATCATCGATAGAGATGATCTAACTGCACATGCGGCTGAAATGGGCGTACGTTTGCAGCAAGGATTCGACAACCTCGAAAAAAAACATTCGACATTCACGCATTCCCGTACCGTTGGCTTGCTCGGCGCCTTTGAACTTATGCGCGATCGACAAAATGAGGTGCCATTCAAAAACCATGAAAACGAAAGCATCGCAGGCGATTTCGTAAATGAAGGCAGCAAACGCGGCCTACTCATCCGCTCCTTTGATTACGAGGAAGGCATGAATATCCTCGCAGTCGCACCGCCGATCACCATAACGAAAGAAGAACTAGACGAAGTGCTCACCATATTAGATGACACACTTTCGTTTATAGAAGAGAAATGGCTTGCCCTTTAA
- a CDS encoding isoaspartyl peptidase/L-asparaginase family protein, translating into MPNNFMIKTGTIIGLFALLIFFATASMDSSAEQEDPEQEDIMFAIHGGSGTVAEDEQDDQREVMEEALEAGKNTIEGGGTSVEAVEEAIVILEDSPLLNAGRGSVFNTDAAHELDASLMNGEDLEAGAVAGVKNIKNPITLTHEIMEESEHVMLGGDGADLFGIEQGLETVTQDYFFTERRWEQLLDAKDEDEADTEDENHGTVGAVGLDENDNLAAGTSTGGLTNKAVGRIGDSPIIGAGTYADNNGVAVSATGTGEVFIRGTAARDISALVEIDEQSVYEAAEAVVEENMPALGATGAVIALDHDGNLASPFSSGGLSYGYVTNDGEIVVEFAEEEDEDEPITVADINESVERFDEEGEFASEEAVQALTTHLTSVSHYEDQEEAENVVQHMGGFKDLLEHQLDNDLTSEEAFDELYAQSEELIDQWE; encoded by the coding sequence ATGCCAAATAACTTCATGATTAAAACGGGGACAATCATAGGCTTGTTTGCTTTGCTCATTTTTTTCGCAACAGCTAGTATGGATTCCAGTGCTGAACAAGAAGATCCTGAACAAGAAGACATTATGTTTGCCATTCACGGAGGCAGCGGAACCGTTGCTGAAGACGAGCAGGATGATCAACGTGAAGTGATGGAAGAAGCGCTAGAAGCCGGGAAAAATACCATTGAGGGAGGTGGGACCAGTGTAGAAGCCGTGGAAGAGGCCATTGTTATACTGGAAGATTCACCATTACTAAATGCAGGACGTGGATCTGTTTTTAATACGGATGCCGCTCATGAGCTAGATGCTTCTTTAATGAATGGAGAAGATCTAGAAGCCGGGGCTGTCGCCGGGGTGAAAAATATAAAAAATCCGATTACGCTTACTCATGAAATCATGGAAGAATCCGAACATGTCATGCTCGGTGGCGATGGAGCTGATCTGTTTGGTATAGAGCAAGGGCTTGAAACTGTTACTCAAGATTATTTTTTCACCGAAAGAAGATGGGAACAGCTTCTCGATGCAAAAGATGAGGATGAAGCAGATACGGAAGATGAAAATCATGGAACCGTTGGCGCAGTTGGTCTTGATGAAAACGATAATTTAGCCGCGGGAACGTCTACGGGAGGGCTGACAAATAAAGCCGTCGGCAGGATTGGAGATTCACCGATTATTGGCGCGGGAACGTATGCCGATAATAACGGCGTCGCCGTATCAGCAACGGGCACGGGAGAAGTTTTTATCAGGGGAACGGCCGCAAGGGACATATCCGCCCTCGTTGAAATCGATGAGCAATCTGTTTATGAAGCCGCAGAAGCCGTTGTAGAAGAAAACATGCCTGCTCTTGGAGCCACTGGTGCTGTCATTGCCTTGGATCATGACGGAAACCTTGCTTCGCCATTCTCCAGTGGTGGGTTATCGTACGGATACGTAACAAATGATGGTGAGATCGTTGTCGAATTTGCTGAAGAAGAAGACGAGGACGAGCCTATCACCGTAGCCGATATCAATGAATCTGTCGAACGTTTCGATGAAGAAGGCGAATTTGCAAGCGAGGAAGCAGTTCAGGCCTTAACGACTCACCTAACATCGGTCAGCCATTACGAAGATCAAGAAGAAGCAGAAAATGTGGTTCAGCATATGGGAGGATTTAAAGATTTGCTGGAACATCAGTTAGATAATGATTTGACTTCCGAAGAAGCGTTTGATGAGCTCTATGCCCAATCTGAGGAATTGATAGATCAGTGGGAATAA
- a CDS encoding Wadjet anti-phage system protein JetD domain-containing protein: MQAEFQKQLLQFPKKYMELSELEQLLAPFASTYEQFAGIVREMEEDGVLVMVKAKGRNGRNPSVAFKYQLYKPALSKDFLEELKRKRHTFHPSLSLETYFRLGPTEWERDLPFLEKIDQYLRQYGLPEDNVPAPERSVALVGDEKWLSEGRGKEVLERCGLWEAMGILPVSDPLMFALHPGCSTFARHRHLIVENKTTYQALLDELPKTCFSTLIYGYGNKITKNIEQLDRQFPLPGPHDLYYFGDIDREGVAIWHRLQKQRLAAPALVFYNACLAKDPLQKITAQRWQNEAVQDFLLYFDKDRKEQIHSCLNTDYYFPQELLKTRELQEIWRQWSWTITTSMT; encoded by the coding sequence TTGCAGGCAGAATTTCAGAAGCAGCTGCTTCAGTTTCCGAAAAAGTATATGGAACTCTCGGAATTGGAGCAGCTCCTCGCCCCTTTTGCATCTACGTATGAACAATTCGCCGGGATCGTTCGGGAAATGGAAGAAGACGGAGTGTTGGTGATGGTGAAAGCAAAAGGTCGCAATGGGCGCAATCCTTCGGTCGCTTTTAAATACCAGCTGTATAAGCCGGCTCTCTCCAAAGATTTTCTGGAAGAATTGAAAAGAAAACGGCATACGTTTCATCCTTCGCTTTCGTTGGAGACGTATTTCCGACTGGGACCGACAGAGTGGGAACGGGATTTGCCATTTCTTGAAAAGATTGATCAATACCTGCGTCAGTATGGGCTTCCTGAGGATAACGTTCCCGCTCCGGAGCGGAGTGTGGCGCTGGTGGGGGATGAAAAGTGGCTGAGCGAAGGTCGCGGCAAGGAAGTGTTGGAGCGCTGCGGTCTGTGGGAGGCAATGGGCATTTTACCGGTGTCGGACCCACTCATGTTTGCATTACATCCTGGTTGTTCCACGTTTGCCAGGCATCGGCATTTGATTGTCGAAAATAAAACTACCTATCAGGCGCTTTTGGACGAGCTCCCGAAGACGTGCTTTTCCACCCTGATCTATGGGTACGGCAATAAAATTACGAAGAACATCGAACAGCTGGACAGGCAGTTTCCATTGCCGGGACCGCATGACCTCTATTATTTCGGGGATATCGACCGGGAAGGTGTTGCCATCTGGCACCGTCTTCAAAAGCAGCGGCTCGCGGCTCCGGCACTGGTTTTTTATAACGCCTGCCTTGCCAAAGATCCACTGCAGAAAATCACCGCGCAGCGCTGGCAGAACGAAGCGGTGCAGGATTTTTTGCTGTATTTTGATAAAGACAGAAAGGAACAGATCCACTCCTGTCTGAACACGGACTATTATTTTCCGCAGGAGTTGCTGAAAACTCGGGAACTTCAGGAGATTTGGAGGCAGTGGTCATGGACTATTACGACATCAATGACATAG
- a CDS encoding Rpn family recombination-promoting nuclease/putative transposase, whose translation MKSKVLKRIPLERLMDLKIEYAFKQLFGNEKNKDITVVFLNAILQKTGRNRIIDISFENTEAGGEDPDDKRSKLDLLVTTDTGKVINVEIQFTNRHNMIKRSMYYWAGTYHRSFKKRMTYKELHPVIAINILNFNILNGTDRFHTTYHLYEDEENFQLTDDMEFHFIEMPKLIKDWKANKLDPWNNVLARWLLMLGIIDRKNDKVYADKKLRKAG comes from the coding sequence ATGAAATCAAAGGTGTTGAAACGAATCCCACTCGAACGACTCATGGACCTCAAGATAGAGTACGCGTTCAAACAGCTTTTTGGCAATGAAAAAAACAAAGATATCACCGTTGTATTTCTAAACGCCATTTTGCAAAAAACCGGCAGAAATCGCATCATAGATATTTCATTCGAAAATACGGAAGCAGGTGGAGAAGATCCCGATGATAAGCGTTCGAAACTAGACTTGTTAGTGACGACCGATACCGGTAAAGTCATCAATGTTGAGATTCAATTCACAAATCGGCACAACATGATTAAGCGTTCCATGTATTATTGGGCAGGCACCTACCACCGGTCTTTTAAAAAAAGGATGACTTATAAAGAATTGCATCCGGTCATTGCCATTAATATTCTGAATTTTAATATCCTTAATGGAACCGATCGGTTTCATACCACCTACCACTTATATGAAGACGAGGAAAACTTTCAACTGACCGATGATATGGAATTTCATTTTATCGAAATGCCCAAACTAATCAAAGATTGGAAAGCCAACAAACTCGACCCATGGAATAATGTGTTGGCTCGGTGGCTTTTGATGCTCGGCATCATTGATCGTAAAAACGATAAGGTTTATGCTGACAAAAAATTAAGGAAGGCAGGCTAA
- a CDS encoding replicative DNA helicase, protein MDYYDINDIAAGYRDRMRRLAIFDPLYELDRQQRKDEDGAVVDMKGLGLLTLLFFFEEKLMRSSRTGEKDLALFLQRTAQTSYRFSDEGWQKLARSLIQTFRPADGKKKVYTFFNWEMQQEDAVEYSLLKDNKFDAGTNTQYYTLADQGLELIFATKEFYSEFQLSINQLMLRKQLEKGEFRSALKQINEMRIDVDTLTDRMAVLRHEVQRNIVSEETFDRYKKLLNDIQSRLEFEEEEFQELREFVKENRGRLYEKDYHQQESIAYAYILDIAKELESVHYNHSRLLEQSINLKNHTLRAAQESLYWVGLASFNFEQDIGAELFGPPLPLEAVEGVLHPFLGVQQTKQWSPLSVFAEQRVHDADNKPRVDNFEEPGDEKETARDTETVRRNYAVLMKKLLEAWDRGFDTLEGVLEAVKDNNDQELLEERMFYDFWMLLHQRSPLSSVPSPAETDEHRHVLDDALPLLGRRTLYVMEHSEILRPSSRFSIQNMTFSLEEHADV, encoded by the coding sequence ATGGACTATTACGACATCAATGACATAGCCGCCGGGTACCGGGACAGGATGCGGCGGCTCGCCATTTTTGATCCGCTGTATGAACTCGACCGCCAACAGCGAAAAGATGAAGACGGCGCCGTTGTGGATATGAAAGGGCTCGGTCTACTGACGCTGCTTTTTTTCTTTGAGGAGAAGCTGATGCGAAGCAGCAGAACCGGGGAGAAGGACCTGGCTCTGTTTCTGCAGCGCACGGCTCAAACCTCTTACCGCTTTTCCGACGAAGGCTGGCAGAAACTTGCCCGCTCCCTGATCCAGACGTTTCGTCCCGCCGACGGGAAAAAGAAGGTATACACATTTTTCAATTGGGAGATGCAACAGGAAGACGCCGTAGAGTATTCGCTGTTAAAAGATAATAAGTTTGATGCCGGGACGAACACGCAGTATTACACGCTCGCCGACCAGGGCCTGGAACTGATTTTTGCGACGAAAGAATTCTACAGCGAATTTCAACTTTCTATCAATCAGCTGATGTTACGCAAGCAACTGGAAAAAGGGGAGTTCCGGAGTGCGTTGAAGCAGATTAACGAAATGAGGATTGATGTTGACACGTTAACCGACCGAATGGCAGTGCTCCGCCATGAAGTACAACGCAATATCGTCTCGGAGGAGACGTTCGACCGGTATAAAAAACTGCTTAACGACATTCAATCGCGTCTCGAATTTGAGGAGGAGGAATTCCAGGAACTGCGCGAATTTGTGAAAGAAAACCGGGGTCGTCTGTACGAAAAGGATTACCATCAGCAAGAGAGCATAGCGTACGCCTATATTCTTGATATCGCTAAGGAGTTAGAATCCGTCCATTATAACCATTCCAGGCTGCTCGAACAAAGCATCAATTTGAAAAATCATACACTTCGGGCGGCGCAGGAGTCGCTCTATTGGGTCGGCTTGGCATCGTTCAATTTCGAACAGGATATCGGTGCGGAGCTCTTCGGTCCGCCGCTACCGCTCGAGGCGGTGGAAGGGGTGCTTCATCCGTTTCTTGGCGTGCAACAGACGAAACAGTGGTCGCCCCTGTCGGTGTTTGCCGAGCAGCGGGTGCACGATGCGGATAACAAGCCGCGGGTTGATAATTTTGAAGAGCCCGGGGACGAAAAGGAAACCGCGCGGGACACGGAAACGGTGCGGCGAAATTATGCCGTATTGATGAAAAAACTGTTGGAAGCGTGGGATCGAGGTTTCGATACGCTTGAAGGTGTGCTGGAAGCGGTGAAGGATAACAATGACCAGGAGTTGCTAGAGGAGCGCATGTTTTACGACTTCTGGATGTTGCTTCATCAACGGTCTCCGCTATCAAGCGTTCCCTCTCCCGCCGAGACGGACGAGCACCGCCACGTGCTCGATGATGCGCTGCCGCTCCTTGGCAGACGAACCCTTTATGTTATGGAACACTCGGAAATTCTACGGCCCTCAAGTCGTTTTTCGATTCAGAATATGACATTCTCGCTGGAGGAACATGCTGATGTATGA
- a CDS encoding DUF6063 family protein: protein MYEETKILEAFQLYTVLARDGYGGREERNTYQVDDNIRSLVDSFAAHVECAVLTAGERIYMIPKASLSPFHMKNDDIKRRYLKAGATNADLYLMYVCVIIFFGLFYDSYQTPEPTRDFVRPDLWTDAVQERIQGLRGHNEEMLKTYESDFAYNWRNVIEKWEDMNDVKEGVKQQSGNTISRLSFIDTVRRFLIDQELAEDIGNDETALTEKAKTIVQRFFREEEYNRGILSFLYQWEREDNDAIDQ from the coding sequence ATGTATGAAGAAACGAAAATCCTGGAAGCTTTCCAACTCTATACGGTGCTCGCCCGCGACGGTTACGGTGGCAGAGAAGAGAGAAATACATACCAAGTCGATGATAACATCCGATCGCTCGTGGACTCGTTTGCCGCTCACGTGGAATGCGCGGTTCTCACTGCCGGCGAACGAATCTACATGATTCCGAAAGCATCGCTCTCCCCGTTTCATATGAAAAACGACGATATCAAGCGGCGCTATTTAAAAGCGGGCGCGACCAATGCCGATCTGTATCTCATGTACGTGTGCGTGATTATTTTTTTCGGATTATTCTACGACAGTTATCAGACGCCGGAGCCGACACGGGACTTTGTTCGACCGGATCTGTGGACCGACGCGGTCCAGGAGCGGATCCAGGGCCTGCGTGGGCACAACGAAGAGATGCTGAAAACGTATGAATCCGATTTTGCTTACAACTGGCGCAATGTAATCGAGAAATGGGAAGACATGAATGATGTGAAAGAAGGGGTAAAACAGCAGAGCGGCAACACAATCAGCCGGCTCAGCTTCATCGACACCGTGCGACGTTTTCTCATCGACCAGGAGCTCGCCGAAGATATTGGCAATGACGAAACTGCCCTGACGGAAAAAGCGAAAACGATTGTGCAGCGGTTTTTCCGCGAAGAAGAATACAACCGCGGCATTCTATCGTTTTTGTATCAATGGGAGAGGGAGGATAACGATGCCATCGATCAGTAA
- a CDS encoding efflux RND transporter periplasmic adaptor subunit, whose translation MKKWMAIVVGLIVVLGVIGTNTYLLLEEQMVELEDLDIVMAEEVDMYESITASGIVEPRSDQRVYEEPQHGEVEEIEVDEGETVEEGDLLVSYEEDEDMERQMISTENRIDRLHLEAEQQNEQILNAETRIANAENNQESDEVIEQHEQERDDLLFQQQLTEQEIQEEEEELAYYQAQHDDAYQVHSNVSGIVHERNEPAEAFEGESLLHIVSDEDWDINGIVSEYDLVHLQEDHEVTVEANVLNDREWSGTIVELGTTPADEEDPLETEEENVASYPFTVQLEEDAPELEYGFHVNVFIDVETATDATVIPAEVIETETSAEEEADIKYVYLIEDGIIVKQGVETGISNEQGVQILAGIEDGDRIVSQNEEDPVMSGMEVDQDDSTQ comes from the coding sequence ATGAAAAAATGGATGGCAATAGTGGTCGGCTTGATCGTCGTGCTTGGAGTGATCGGGACAAATACATATCTATTATTGGAAGAGCAGATGGTGGAACTTGAAGACCTGGACATTGTTATGGCTGAGGAAGTGGATATGTATGAATCAATAACCGCAAGCGGTATTGTAGAGCCACGAAGCGATCAGCGGGTATATGAGGAACCTCAGCATGGAGAAGTGGAAGAAATTGAAGTGGACGAAGGAGAGACAGTTGAGGAAGGCGATCTCCTCGTCAGTTATGAAGAAGATGAGGACATGGAAAGACAAATGATTTCGACTGAAAATCGTATTGACCGCCTACATTTGGAGGCGGAACAACAAAACGAACAAATTTTAAATGCTGAAACAAGGATCGCGAATGCGGAAAATAATCAAGAATCGGATGAAGTGATTGAACAGCACGAGCAGGAGCGCGACGATCTTCTTTTTCAGCAGCAGTTAACGGAACAAGAAATTCAGGAGGAAGAAGAAGAGTTGGCTTACTATCAAGCTCAGCATGATGATGCTTATCAAGTACATAGCAATGTCAGTGGCATTGTGCATGAACGAAATGAACCTGCCGAGGCTTTTGAGGGTGAATCACTGTTACATATTGTATCAGATGAAGATTGGGATATTAACGGGATCGTGTCTGAGTATGATCTTGTTCATTTACAAGAAGATCATGAAGTGACTGTCGAAGCAAATGTGCTGAATGATCGGGAGTGGTCAGGAACTATCGTAGAACTTGGAACCACGCCTGCAGACGAGGAGGATCCACTGGAAACGGAAGAGGAGAACGTAGCTTCTTACCCGTTCACTGTGCAGTTGGAGGAAGATGCTCCTGAACTTGAGTATGGTTTTCATGTCAATGTATTCATCGATGTAGAAACAGCAACGGACGCTACCGTGATCCCTGCGGAAGTTATTGAAACGGAAACGAGCGCTGAAGAAGAAGCGGACATTAAGTATGTCTATCTGATTGAAGATGGCATCATTGTCAAACAAGGAGTTGAAACGGGGATCAGTAATGAGCAAGGAGTGCAAATTCTTGCCGGAATTGAGGATGGTGACCGTATTGTCTCTCAAAATGAGGAGGATCCTGTGATGTCCGGAATGGAAGTGGATCAAGATGACTCCACTCAATGA
- a CDS encoding GNAT family N-acetyltransferase, translating into MEDSVLAVEFYSFLDEETEFISYSVEFDLVNVNSDERTTIGYASLYFINTFSKNSWFDIRDAADGISGDMSHLIYELEDVLQQESDFLGLLAILDHLQINKAYRGKGLGSKALIEIVEYLETLSIDYLALIPSAFEEKDEEKKQIDIQRLIKFYNKFHLEVVNKQCESKPIMGRNLNHLVTI; encoded by the coding sequence ATGGAAGATTCTGTTCTAGCGGTTGAATTTTATTCGTTTTTAGATGAAGAGACAGAATTTATTTCTTACAGTGTAGAATTTGATCTTGTAAATGTGAATTCTGATGAAAGAACAACAATTGGTTATGCTTCACTCTATTTTATTAATACTTTTTCTAAAAATAGTTGGTTCGATATACGGGATGCCGCAGATGGTATTTCTGGTGATATGTCTCATCTTATTTATGAATTAGAAGACGTTTTACAACAAGAATCTGATTTTCTTGGACTTTTAGCTATTCTAGACCATTTACAAATAAATAAAGCATATAGAGGAAAGGGGCTCGGCTCGAAAGCTCTCATCGAAATTGTTGAGTATTTGGAGACCTTAAGTATTGATTATCTTGCGTTAATTCCCTCGGCATTTGAAGAAAAAGATGAAGAAAAGAAACAAATTGACATTCAAAGACTTATAAAATTTTACAATAAGTTTCACTTAGAAGTAGTAAACAAACAATGTGAATCAAAACCAATAATGGGGCGGAATTTGAATCATTTGGTGACTATATAA